DNA from Polyangiaceae bacterium:
GGCCCCGCTCCGAGCGGCGGTTCGCGCACGCATCCCCTGCTCTGGCTGAGCCTCGGCGTGGCCCTGGTCGGGCTGCTGCTCGGCGCAGCCGCGCTGGTCGTCGCGGTGCTGCGCTGACGCCGGTTGGTTCGGCAGACAAAGCGGTGTAGCAAGCCGCCCATGTCCAGCGCCGAACTTCCCTCCCACGCGCGCGTCGTCGTCATTGGCGGCGGCATCATCGGTTGCTCCGTGGCCTATCACCTGGCGCACGCAGGCTGGAAGGACGTGGTAGTGCTCGAGCGCGATCGCCTGACCAGCGGGACGACTTGGCACGCCGCGGGGCTCATCGTCACCTTTGGCTCCCTGAGCGAGACCAGCACCGAACTGCGCAAGTACTCACGCGATCTCTACGCGCGCTTGGAAGCGGAGACGGGTCAGTCGACAGGCTTCCGCCCGACCGGGTTCATCGAGGTGGCCGCCGACGCGGATCGCTTGGAGGAGTACCGCCGCGTTGCAGCCTTCAATCGCTACATGGGCGTGGACGTCCACGAGCTCTCGCCGAAGGAAGTGGGCGAGCTGTTCCCCCTCGCGAAGACCGACGACATTCTCGCAGGCTTCTACGTGAAGGAGGACGGCCGCGGCAATCCCGTGGACATCACCATGGCGCTGGCCAAAGGCGCGCGCATGCAGGGCGCACGCATCCTCGAGGGAGTGCCGGTGCTGGACGTGCTCAGCGACGGCAAGCGCGTGCGCGGCGTGGTGACCGCGCAGGGGGAGATTCAGGCGGAATACGTCGTCAACTGCACGGGGATGTGGGCGCGGCAACTGGCGGCGCGCACCGGCGTCCACGTGCCGCTGCAGGCAGCGGAACACTACTACCTGATCACCGAGAAGATCCCGGGCATGAGCGCGGACTGGCCGGTGCTCGAAGACCCCGCGTCCCACGCCTACTATCGCGAAGAAGTGGGCGGGCTGATGATTGGCCTCTTCGAGCCGGTGTGCGCGCCTTGGAAGGTGGAGGGCATTCCCGAGGACTTCTCCTTCGGCGAGATCCCACCGGACTGGGATCGCATGACTCCCTACTTGGAGAAAGCGATGAGCCGCGTGCCCGTGTCGCTGGAAGCGGGCGTGAAGAAGTTCTTCTGCGGCCCCGAGAGCTTCACTCCAGATCTGTCACCCATCGTCGGCGAAGCCCCCGAGCTGCAGAACTACTTCATCGCGGCCGGCATGAACTCGATTGGCATCATCACCGGCGGGGGGCTGGGCCGTCTGCTCGCGCACTGGATCATGACGGGGCGCCCGGATGCGGACGTCAGCGGCATCCACGCCGACCGGCTCCATTCCTACCAGACCAATCCCGAGTATTTGCGCCAGCGCACGGTGGAATCCCTCGGCATGGTGTACCAGTGCCACTACCCCACCCGCGTGCTGCAGACTGCGCGCGGTGCGCGGCGCTCTCCCTTTCACGATCGCTTGGCGCAGGCTGGCGCCTACTTCAAGGAAACCGGCGGCTGGGAAGCGGCGGATTGGTACGCACCGCCGGGCGTGGAGCCGACGGTGACCAGCTTTTCGTGGGGCCGCCAGCAGTGGTTTCCTCACTGGGAAGCGGAACACCGCGCGGCGCGGGAAGGCGTGATCCTGATGGACATGTCCTTCATGAGCAAATACCTGGTGCAAGGTCGCGACGCCGGCAAAGTGCTCGACTTCGTCTCTGCCAACCGCGTGGACGGCGCCACGGGGCGCATCACCTATACCCAGTGGCTCAACGAGGACGGCAAGATCGAAGCGGATCTGACCGTGACGAAGCTCGGCCCGGAGCGCTACTGGGTCGTGGCCTCGGACACCGTGCGACGACACGTGCTCACCTGGCTCGAGCGGCACATTCCCCAAGACGCGCACGCCTTCGTGACGGACGTGACCGGCGGCTATGGGCAACTGAACGTGCAGGGGCCGCGCTCGCGCGAACTGCTGCAGAGCGTGACGACGGCGGACCTGAGCAACGAGGCCTTCCCGTTTCGTGCTGCGCGTGAGATCGACATCGGCTTCGCGCGCGCTCTCTGCGTGCGCATCACCTACTTGGGCGAACTCGGCTATGAGCTCTACATTCCCGCAGAGCAGTCGACCCACGTCTACGATCGCATCGTGGAGGCCGGCGCGCGCTTCGGTCTGCGTCACGCCGGGCTCAAAGCCTTGGGCAGCCTGCGGATGGAGAAGGGCTATCGCGACTGGGGCCACGACATCGACAACACCGATGGCGTGCTGGAAGCGGGCCTCGGCTTCGCAGTCAGCTTGAAGAAGCCCGCGGGCTTCATCGGCCGAGAGGCAGTATTGGCGGAAAAGGCTGCGCCCTCGAAGCGGCAGCTATGCCAGATCTTCGTGAAAGACCCCGAGCCCATGCTGTACCACGCCGAAGTCGTCTTCCGAGACGACCGCGCGGTGGGCTACGTGCGAGCCGCGTCCTACGGCCACACCCTGGGCGGCGCCGTGGGGCTGTGCATGATCAGCGCGGACCAGATCGTCGATGACGAATACTTGCGCACGGGCAAGTGGGAGGTGGACATCGCCGGACGGCGCTATCCGGCGCTGGCATCGCGACAGCCGCTGTACGACCCGTCGATGGCGCGCATCAAGGCCTGACCGGCACTGGCGCGCATCGGGCCTGACCAGCGCGAGCGCTTCAACGCCTGACCGCCCGCCGCAGGGCGGCGCAAGGGGCGAGGTCGGCATGAATCGTGCGTCGCACGACTGGGATTGCGCTGTCTCGAGCAGTCGACGTGACAGCTGGCGCGGGCGCGTCTAGGAGCTACGTAGGACTCATCACGGTATGACATGCTAGCCCTCGGCATCGACCTCGGAACCGCCTTCGTGCGCGCCGCCGTGTTTCACGGCGGAAGCCTCGAGCTGCTGCAGTTCCCCGACGGCGCCCACAGCACGCCCGCGGTGGTGTCGATGGGTGGCGGAAGCACGCGGGTCGGTCGCACGGCACTCTCCCGCGCCACCACGCACCCGGCTGAAACCGTGCGCGGTATCAAGCGGCTGCTAGGGCGAAGCGTCGATGACCCAGTGCTCCGCCGCATTGCGCAGACCGCCGCCTTCGAAGTAGTGGGTCAAGGGCGAGAGCCGGTGCGACTGCGCCTGGGCGACGCGACCCTCGAAACCGAGAAGATCACG
Protein-coding regions in this window:
- a CDS encoding FAD-dependent oxidoreductase — translated: MSSAELPSHARVVVIGGGIIGCSVAYHLAHAGWKDVVVLERDRLTSGTTWHAAGLIVTFGSLSETSTELRKYSRDLYARLEAETGQSTGFRPTGFIEVAADADRLEEYRRVAAFNRYMGVDVHELSPKEVGELFPLAKTDDILAGFYVKEDGRGNPVDITMALAKGARMQGARILEGVPVLDVLSDGKRVRGVVTAQGEIQAEYVVNCTGMWARQLAARTGVHVPLQAAEHYYLITEKIPGMSADWPVLEDPASHAYYREEVGGLMIGLFEPVCAPWKVEGIPEDFSFGEIPPDWDRMTPYLEKAMSRVPVSLEAGVKKFFCGPESFTPDLSPIVGEAPELQNYFIAAGMNSIGIITGGGLGRLLAHWIMTGRPDADVSGIHADRLHSYQTNPEYLRQRTVESLGMVYQCHYPTRVLQTARGARRSPFHDRLAQAGAYFKETGGWEAADWYAPPGVEPTVTSFSWGRQQWFPHWEAEHRAAREGVILMDMSFMSKYLVQGRDAGKVLDFVSANRVDGATGRITYTQWLNEDGKIEADLTVTKLGPERYWVVASDTVRRHVLTWLERHIPQDAHAFVTDVTGGYGQLNVQGPRSRELLQSVTTADLSNEAFPFRAAREIDIGFARALCVRITYLGELGYELYIPAEQSTHVYDRIVEAGARFGLRHAGLKALGSLRMEKGYRDWGHDIDNTDGVLEAGLGFAVSLKKPAGFIGREAVLAEKAAPSKRQLCQIFVKDPEPMLYHAEVVFRDDRAVGYVRAASYGHTLGGAVGLCMISADQIVDDEYLRTGKWEVDIAGRRYPALASRQPLYDPSMARIKA